A region of the Pseudomonas sp. TH06 genome:
CCGCCAGCACGGCAACAGTCACCGAGGCTGCAACAGCCAGACGGCCAAGGTTGCGCCATGGGCTACGGGATACTTTGGCCGGGGCCGTTTCGTCTTCCAGCGCAGCAGATACTGCCGCAGCGATGTCCAGACGTGGAAGCAGCAAATCCTTGTGCATGGCTGCCCGAGCGATCTGGTAACGAGCCCAGGTCTCACGGGTATCCACATCGTCCAGTGCGCTAAGCACTCGACGCAATTCCAGTTCGTCCGCTTCGTTATCCATCACTGCGGACAGCGATTCCTGCAGGGCTTCACGACTCATGGCGTTCCTCTCTTGGCTGTCGCCGCTGTCTCAGTTTTCCTGCAACAACGGCTGCAGGGCTTTATCGATGGCCTCCCGGGCGCGGAAAATCCGGGAGCGCACGGTACCCACCGGACACTGCATGACGCTCGCAATGTCCTCGTAACTCAGACCATCGAATTCACGTAAAGTTAAAGCCGTACGCAAATCCTCTGGCAGTTGCTGAATGGTTCGATGGACGGTGCCTTCGATCTCATCCCGCAGCAATGCACGTTCTGGTGACTCGAGATCCTTGAGGCCATGATCGCCATCGTAAAACTCTGCGTCTTCGGAACTTACATCGCTATCCGGCGGCCGACGGCCGCGAGAAACCAGGTAATTCTTCGCCGTGTTAATGGCAATACGGTACAGCCACGTATAAAACGCACTGTCGCCGCGAAAGTTTCCAAGTGCTCGATACGCCTTGATAAAGGCTTCCTGAGCCACGTCCTGGGCTTCATGGGTGTCGTGCACAAAACGCACGATCAACCCGAGAATTTTGTGCTGATATTTCAGCACCAACAGATCGAAAGCTCGCTTGTCGCCACGCTGAACGCGTTCGACCAGCTGCTGATCCTCTTCCTGGGTTAGCATGAACACTCCTCGATGAGCCCGGAGGAGACTT
Encoded here:
- a CDS encoding RseA family anti-sigma factor — translated: MSREALQESLSAVMDNEADELELRRVLSALDDVDTRETWARYQIARAAMHKDLLLPRLDIAAAVSAALEDETAPAKVSRSPWRNLGRLAVAASVTVAVLAGVRLYNQDEIAGVELAQQSNQPTLATPQVKGPAVLAGYSESSEATGPMANGVLQGQPGWHDQRLPGYLRQHAQQAALKGTESALPYARAASLENR
- the rpoE gene encoding RNA polymerase sigma factor RpoE; the encoded protein is MLTQEEDQQLVERVQRGDKRAFDLLVLKYQHKILGLIVRFVHDTHEAQDVAQEAFIKAYRALGNFRGDSAFYTWLYRIAINTAKNYLVSRGRRPPDSDVSSEDAEFYDGDHGLKDLESPERALLRDEIEGTVHRTIQQLPEDLRTALTLREFDGLSYEDIASVMQCPVGTVRSRIFRAREAIDKALQPLLQEN